CACACGTTTAGTTGGTAGTATTCTCATTCTGTATAACGCTTCCGTTGCATATATATTTCCGCAACCCGATACTACCTGACCATCCATAATCGTCTCTTTAATTGTTTTATTAACGTACTTATTTTCTTTTGACCGTTGGATAAAAAATTCTTCCGCTTTTTCATCAAATGGTTCTGGAGCGATTTGAAGAAGCGGAGAATGCGACTGTTCATTCTCTAGCAATCGCAATTCACCAAATCGTCGAATATCTGAATAGACAAGATAATGACCATCACTCAGCAAAAACGTAACGTGACGATGCTTCGCGAACTTTTCTTCTCGTATGTCATGAATGTCCTTCACGTAAAACCACGCGCCAGTCATTCCGAGATGATTGACTAAAAGCGCTGAATTTCCCTCTTTTGTTAAATGAAAATAAATGTACTTTGCTTTTCGCGTAACGGCTTTTATTTCCCAATGAAGCAAAGCATTGGCAAACTGATCCGGATCCATTCCTTTGATAATCGCTTCTTTTCCATTTTCATGGGAAAGTTGAATAGTTCTTGAGATTTCTATTTCTTCCAACCGTTTATGTTTCACAAAAGGTTGTAAAGAACGAACAACCCCTTCTACTTCTGGTAATTCCGGCATATTTTCACCTACTTTGTTTCGTACCAAGTGTTGCCAAAAGCTGCATCTACTTTTAAAGGTACATTTAACTTAACGGCATGTTCCATCACTTCAGGAACGAGCTTTTGTAATAGTTCTAGTTCTTCTTTAGGAGCCTCTAAAATTAATTCATCATGTACTTGTAGCAACATCTTCGCTTGAAGATTCTCTGCCTTTAAACGATGATCCATATCAATCATTGCTTTTTTTATAATATCTGCAGCACTACCCTGTATCGGTGTGTTCATCGCAGTTCGCTCTGCAAAGTTCCGTAAGTTGAAGTTCGAGCTTGTGATATCTGGTAAATATCTTCTGCGATTCATAATGGTTTGAACATACCCTTTTTGTTTTGCATCTTGCACAATATCGTGCATGTATTGTTTAACACCAGGGAAAGTTTCTAAATAACGTTCGATAAATTCTGCCGCTTCTTTTCTCGTAATGGATAAATTTTGCGACAAGCCGTAATCACTAATTCCGTATACAATGCCGAAATTTACTGCTTTAGCTGCGCGTCTCATTTCACTAGTTACATCTTCTTGGGACACGTGAAATACATCCATTGCTGTTTTCGTATGGACGTCCATATCTTGTTGAAATGCTTCAATTAATGATGCGTCACCAGACATGTGTGCAAGTACACGTAATTCGATTTGAGAATAATCCGCAGCGAAAAGCACCCAATCCTTCTGAGACGGAATGAAAGCTTTTCTAATTTTTCTTCCTTCTTCTAAACGTATTGGTATATTTTGTAAATTCGGTTGAATAGAACTTAGTCTACCCGTTTGCGTTAAGGCTTGTTGATAACGAGTAT
The Paenisporosarcina cavernae genome window above contains:
- the mutM gene encoding DNA-formamidopyrimidine glycosylase, which gives rise to MPELPEVEGVVRSLQPFVKHKRLEEIEISRTIQLSHENGKEAIIKGMDPDQFANALLHWEIKAVTRKAKYIYFHLTKEGNSALLVNHLGMTGAWFYVKDIHDIREEKFAKHRHVTFLLSDGHYLVYSDIRRFGELRLLENEQSHSPLLQIAPEPFDEKAEEFFIQRSKENKYVNKTIKETIMDGQVVSGCGNIYATEALYRMRILPTKRVKTISIVKRRQLFQAIVNVLLESIEAGGSSISDYRSINGEAGSMQDRLQMYGKKNCPTCGKTVLQKVIAGRNSWYCTSCQK